The following nucleotide sequence is from Atribacterota bacterium.
AATCAGAAACTTCGTGGAAGAAATCAAAGGAGTGATTCGGGCATGAGTCAGGTTGTCCTCAAACCCATTATCAGCATCGAACAGTTGGAACAGGACCTGCACATCGGTCGCCGGGAAGTGTTTGCTTTCTGGCGAGAGGTGGAAAAAGAGGTTCTACCCATCATTGAAGAAGTGCAGGTAAAAGGGGACGAAGCTCTGTGCCTTTATACCCGAAAATTTGATGGGTGTCTATTGCAGGATTTCGCTATCCCCAGAGACGAACTGAAAAAAGCCTGGGAGAGGGTCCATCCTGGATTCAAAAAAGCACTGAAGGCAGCCATGGAAAGCATACAGCAATTCCACGTTAATCAGAAAATGTCTTCTACGTTCTTCGCTCAGGAGGATCGATACCTGGGAGAAGTGGTACATCCCATTGAGCGGGTGGGTTGTTACATTCCAGGTGGACGATTTGCTTATCCCTCTTCGGTTCTTATGACTGTGATCCCAGCACAAATTGCCGGAGTCAACGAGATTGCCATTTTTACTCCCCCCTCACCGGAGGGGACTTTAAAAAAGGAACTGCTCGCTACCTGTTACCTCCTCAATATTGAGGAAATTTACCGGGTCGGTGGAGCCCAGGCGATAGCTGCCGCCTGCTTTGGTACAGCATCCATCAAACCGGTGGACAAAATCGTAGGACCAGGAAATGTGTATGTGACAGCAGCTAAAAAACTCCTCCAGGGGGTGGTGGGTACAGACCTCCTTGCCGGACCCTCTGAAGTAGTGATTGTGGCTGACGAAAGCACTCCACCAGAATGGATTGCTCTCGACCTTTTGGCTCAAGCCGAGCACGACCCTATGTCGTTGAGCATCCTTCTTTCTCCCTTCGAAAATGTGCTTCTTACGGTCAAAAGGCGCTTGGAAAGAGAATTACAAAATGCACCGTTCCCGTTCGAAAAGAAAGTCCCCATTTTCCTTTATCAGGTTGACAACATGGACATGGCCTTTGCCGCACTGAATGCCCTGGCACCAGAACACGTTGAAATCCTCACTGCTTCACCGTTCGAAGACTTGAAAAAGGTGAAACATGCTGGAAGCATATTCCTCGGCGCGTACGCACCAGTGGCTCTCGGCGATTACGGCTACGGACCAAACCACGTCCTTCCTACCCTTCAGGGAGCGCGTTTTTCATCTCCGCTTTCGGTACGAGACTTCTATGCTGTGTCTTCTTTCATCTTGCCCCAAAAAGAAAGCGAATACGCAAACTATGCACTTCTAGCAAAAAGCGAAGGGCTTTTCTACCACGAAAAGTCACTCCGGGTTCGAATGAAAAAGAGTAGGCTTTAAAGCCTACTCTTTTTCACCGTTTGAACAGCTCTTCCAGAAATACTGGAAGGACAAAGGCCGCCTGGTGAATTTTCGAGGAATAGTAACGAGTTGGAAAAGGGAGATTTCGCTCTACCCCTACTGGGTCCTCTTTTTTAGAGGCAAAAATGTAACTCCACACTCCCCCAGGATAGGTGGGTACCATTCCCCAGTAAAGACGTAAAATCGGAAAACACCGCAGGTACCTCCAGAGTTTCTCCACTCGCTCCTCTTCAAAGAAGGGCGGTTCCATTTGGGAAACAAACACTCCACTTGCGGTCA
It contains:
- the hisD gene encoding histidinol dehydrogenase, which codes for MSQVVLKPIISIEQLEQDLHIGRREVFAFWREVEKEVLPIIEEVQVKGDEALCLYTRKFDGCLLQDFAIPRDELKKAWERVHPGFKKALKAAMESIQQFHVNQKMSSTFFAQEDRYLGEVVHPIERVGCYIPGGRFAYPSSVLMTVIPAQIAGVNEIAIFTPPSPEGTLKKELLATCYLLNIEEIYRVGGAQAIAAACFGTASIKPVDKIVGPGNVYVTAAKKLLQGVVGTDLLAGPSEVVIVADESTPPEWIALDLLAQAEHDPMSLSILLSPFENVLLTVKRRLERELQNAPFPFEKKVPIFLYQVDNMDMAFAALNALAPEHVEILTASPFEDLKKVKHAGSIFLGAYAPVALGDYGYGPNHVLPTLQGARFSSPLSVRDFYAVSSFILPQKESEYANYALLAKSEGLFYHEKSLRVRMKKSRL